The sequence GAGTCGTAATATTATGTGTATCAGATCCATAACAATGAATCAGGTTTGCTTTTATTAATTGAAAAGCAATTTTCTGAACTCTTCTTCCATATATACCTAGTAAACTATCTGCATTCACTTGAGCATAAGCCCCTAATTTGATTAGCCGTTGAAGGATATGAGGATCGCTTATAATCGCAATGTTCCGTTCTGGATGAGCAATTATAGGTATAAAACCGTCGTGAACTATTGACTCTATCATTTGAAATGAAAAGAGAGGTACTGTATATGAGGGCATTTCTAACAATAAATACCGTGAATTTGCTAATGTGAGAGCTTCACCTGAATGTATATGTTCAATAAGGTTTTCATGTAGACGAATTTCCTGTCCAGTATGGAGCTGAATGTTGATGTTCAATTGCTTTGTGATTGCGGCTAACTCGGGGACTAGTCGTTTTATAGTATTTGGTCTGACATCATAAGATGGATGAAACGCATGGGGTGTAATAATTATTTCTGTTATCCCTTGTTCACTTGCCATCTTCAACATTTGAATTGAAGTCTCCACATGCTTTGGACCATCATCAACTCCATATAGTAAGTGAACATGCATATCTAGCACTTTTAACCTCCTAGATACTAGTCTAATTCGAATGAACGATAATAATGATAATAATTTCCATCGCTCTTTATTTTGTAATTATTTAATACAGTTCCTAAGATTTTTGCTTTAGAGGAATGCAAAACTTCAATTGCGCGTATGATAGATTCTTTTTTTGTTTTTTTCGTACTAACAACTAGAATGGTTCCATCACATTTATTTGCTAAAATTTGCGCATCTGCTACTGTCAATACAGGGGGGGCATCAATTATAATGACATCATATTTAACTTTCATTGCATTAATTAACGAATCCAACATGGAAGATCCTAATAGCTCCGCTGGATTGGATGGTATTTGACCACAAGGTATAATATCGAGGCCTTCAATAAACGTCTTTTGTATTACATCAGCAACTGACCATTGCTTAGATAAAATATTTGATAAGCCTGGGGAGTTCGTTGTTTGAAACGTATAGTGCATTGAAGGTTTTCTCATATCGCTATCAATTAGCAGAACCTTTTTACCCTCTTGAGCAAAAACAATTCCAACATTGGCAGCAGTCGTTGACTTTCCCTCACCCGGAGATGCAGATGTAAACAAGATCGTTTTCACATCTAAATCTGGCATTGCAAATTTTATATTCGTCCGAACAGTTCGATACTGCTCGGATATCATCGAAGTAGGATTGATAAATGCTATAAGTTTCCTTCCTAACATTTGCAGACGGATTTTTTTTCGTTTAGACATAGCCTCCTCCCCTAGAACGACGTGATATTGGTTTGACTTTTTTATTGTTCTTTTTCACTTCTTTGTCTGAAATCACACTAATTATCCCAAGAACATTTACATCGAAAAGGTCATTCATTTCTTTTTCGGATTTGACAGTAGTGTCAAAATACTCTAAGAGAAATGAAATCCCTGCACCTAGCATTACACCGACTATGCCGGCAACTGCCATATTGAAAATCGGATCAGGTTTAATTGGTTTAGTATTTTCCTCAAAGATTGCAGGGGATAGAATTTGCACATTATCAACAGCCATCAAGCGTTTTATGTCTTCTTGAAATACTTCTACAGTAGTATTTGCAATATTAACTGCTTGTTGAAGATTTGGGTCTTGAACATATATATTGACGACTTGAGAATTTTGCTGATTTGATACCCGCATACTTGACTGCAAATCTGAGGGAGTCATATTAAGTTCCAATTTCTCGATAACTCTAGAGAGAATTGCACGACTGGTGATAACGACGTTATATGTGTTGATTAATTGAAGATTCAATTGAATATCTTGTGAATCAAATGTATTCCGCTCTTCTTTTTGTTTTGAAATCAGAATTTGGGTAGAAGCTTCATAGATTGGTGTTAAATAGGTATAACTAACATAGCCAGATATTGATACGCACAGTGCTATTATCCCTAACATTAATGGAATACGTTTTTTTAGAAATTTAAATAATTCAGATAGATTTAGAGTTTCTTCCATAGTTGTACACTCCTCTAACACATTCAATTACAGTTTTAATTAATTGAATAAAAGCTATCGTGACCATTGATAGTGTAAGGAAAGAATCTAGAAAAACTGGTAGCACTCAGTTCTTTACTGCGATATTTTTAGATTTAATCTGAATCGAATGAGCGATAGTTTCATCTAATCCTTTAGATATTGTATAAAGCGGCAACCAGCCGAGCTCTTTTTTTGTCTTCTCGTTTGAAAGGACACTCCTTAACAATTCACCTGTTCTATATGGTTTATAGACTGTCTTTCCACGTGAAAGCATCTTTTTCATCATCGTGTCGTTTAAATCGCCAATCGCTAGTTCAATGTTTGAACTGACATTAAATATGCCTGATTTATTTTTTTCTACCGCTTTCCTACAAGCAACTGCTACATCCTTCACATATATGAAATCCCTAGTCTGATTACCCCCATATATAACGCAATCATTTTCACTTAGTATCGTTGAAACAAAAATATCAACTACCCCCGCTTCAC is a genomic window of Sporosarcina oncorhynchi containing:
- a CDS encoding CpsD/CapB family tyrosine-protein kinase, coding for MSKRKKIRLQMLGRKLIAFINPTSMISEQYRTVRTNIKFAMPDLDVKTILFTSASPGEGKSTTAANVGIVFAQEGKKVLLIDSDMRKPSMHYTFQTTNSPGLSNILSKQWSVADVIQKTFIEGLDIIPCGQIPSNPAELLGSSMLDSLINAMKVKYDVIIIDAPPVLTVADAQILANKCDGTILVVSTKKTKKESIIRAIEVLHSSKAKILGTVLNNYKIKSDGNYYHYYRSFELD
- a CDS encoding tyrosine-protein phosphatase; protein product: MHVHLLYGVDDGPKHVETSIQMLKMASEQGITEIIITPHAFHPSYDVRPNTIKRLVPELAAITKQLNINIQLHTGQEIRLHENLIEHIHSGEALTLANSRYLLLEMPSYTVPLFSFQMIESIVHDGFIPIIAHPERNIAIISDPHILQRLIKLGAYAQVNADSLLGIYGRRVQKIAFQLIKANLIHCYGSDTHNITTRKNHFWKGLRVLEKKKLSTIVEVLLNNNHCILADEPFSL
- a CDS encoding YveK family protein; the encoded protein is MEETLNLSELFKFLKKRIPLMLGIIALCVSISGYVSYTYLTPIYEASTQILISKQKEERNTFDSQDIQLNLQLINTYNVVITSRAILSRVIEKLELNMTPSDLQSSMRVSNQQNSQVVNIYVQDPNLQQAVNIANTTVEVFQEDIKRLMAVDNVQILSPAIFEENTKPIKPDPIFNMAVAGIVGVMLGAGISFLLEYFDTTVKSEKEMNDLFDVNVLGIISVISDKEVKKNNKKVKPISRRSRGGGYV